From Candidatus Eisenbacteria bacterium, the proteins below share one genomic window:
- a CDS encoding porin family protein, giving the protein MKRIFALTLLGLVVAGGAAQAGPVGVSIGVFGGLTIPVLQDVSTSSFSPGDAFGATGSQFGIRVPVRAIPVITFEPYYAKSSYKDRDETIGGITYTREGFDGKSFGLNAILGRPDGSGFHFFPYIGLGKTKLERTGEEINKTGYNFGLGLGLSPAAKISVQARGEFAMVATGDTSRKFTNATLGLTYSLKP; this is encoded by the coding sequence ATGAAACGAATCTTCGCGTTAACTCTGCTCGGCCTGGTCGTGGCGGGTGGGGCGGCCCAGGCTGGACCCGTCGGCGTCAGCATCGGCGTCTTCGGCGGCCTGACCATCCCCGTCTTACAGGATGTATCGACCAGCTCGTTCAGCCCCGGAGACGCGTTCGGCGCAACCGGCTCCCAGTTCGGGATCCGCGTGCCGGTGCGCGCCATCCCCGTGATCACCTTCGAGCCTTATTACGCGAAGTCCTCGTATAAGGATCGCGACGAGACGATCGGCGGGATCACCTATACGCGCGAGGGGTTCGACGGAAAGTCGTTCGGGCTGAACGCGATTCTCGGCAGGCCGGACGGGAGCGGATTCCACTTCTTCCCCTACATCGGACTCGGCAAGACCAAGCTAGAGCGCACCGGGGAGGAAATCAACAAGACCGGCTACAACTTCGGCCTCGGGCTCGGGCTTTCGCCGGCGGCCAAGATTTCCGTCCAGGCTCGTGGGGAGTTCGCGATGGTGGCAACCGGCGATACGTCGCGTAAATTCACGAACGCGACCCTCGGCTTGACCTACAGCCTCAAACCCTGA
- a CDS encoding aldehyde dehydrogenase family protein, translating into MARMNPTETLPKPALASGGRMLIGGDWREAQSGKRFRTLNPATGDTLLEVAEGDAPDVDLAVQAARRALDGPWGKMSASERGRLLWKLGDLVNEKAAEVAQLETLDTGKAIWESSKIDVPLSADTFHYYAGAATKLEGRTIPVSGPYLNYTLLEPLGVVGLIVPWNFPLLLAARKVAPALAAGNAAILKPAEETPLSALRLGELALEAGIPPGVLNVVPGLGPTAGAALVAHPGVQGIAFTGETTTGQLIMQNAARTLKKISLELGGKSPNIVFADADLESAARGSIFAIFYNKGEVCTAGSRLFVEKGIHDAMLEKVIDRAQKFPQGDPFDPKTRLGAQTSEAQIEKIARYVDIGKKEGAKLVLGGEPARVGNGRGYFWKPTIFDNVTNSMTIAREEIFGPVLSVIAFDDFDRALEEANDSFYGLSAAVWTRDIKKAHHAARLLQTGTVWINTYNLYDAASPYGGTKGSGFGRESGMQGLDFYTQTKSVWVDLG; encoded by the coding sequence CGGCCACCGGGGACACGCTCCTCGAAGTCGCGGAAGGGGACGCGCCCGATGTGGATCTCGCGGTTCAAGCCGCGCGGCGGGCGCTCGACGGGCCATGGGGAAAAATGTCCGCCTCGGAGCGGGGGCGGCTCCTCTGGAAGCTGGGCGATCTTGTGAACGAGAAAGCCGCCGAAGTAGCCCAGCTCGAGACGCTCGATACCGGGAAGGCGATCTGGGAGTCCTCGAAAATCGACGTGCCGCTCAGCGCGGACACGTTCCACTACTACGCTGGCGCCGCGACCAAGCTCGAAGGGCGGACGATCCCGGTCAGCGGGCCTTACCTGAACTACACCCTCCTCGAGCCGCTGGGCGTCGTGGGGCTCATCGTTCCGTGGAATTTCCCGCTGCTCCTCGCGGCGCGCAAGGTGGCTCCCGCGCTCGCCGCGGGAAACGCCGCAATCTTAAAACCGGCCGAGGAGACGCCTCTTTCCGCGCTCCGGCTGGGCGAGCTTGCGTTGGAAGCGGGAATCCCGCCCGGCGTGCTCAACGTCGTGCCGGGGCTCGGGCCGACGGCGGGGGCCGCGCTCGTCGCGCACCCGGGCGTCCAGGGGATCGCCTTCACGGGCGAGACGACAACGGGCCAGCTCATCATGCAGAACGCCGCGCGCACTCTGAAGAAGATCTCGCTCGAGCTGGGTGGGAAATCCCCCAACATCGTGTTCGCGGACGCGGATCTCGAGTCGGCGGCCCGCGGATCGATCTTCGCCATCTTCTACAACAAGGGCGAGGTTTGCACGGCGGGGTCGCGGCTCTTCGTGGAGAAAGGGATCCATGACGCGATGCTCGAAAAGGTGATCGACCGCGCGCAGAAGTTTCCCCAGGGAGATCCGTTCGATCCCAAGACCCGGCTCGGCGCCCAGACCTCGGAGGCCCAGATCGAGAAGATCGCCCGGTACGTCGACATCGGCAAGAAGGAGGGCGCGAAGCTTGTCCTGGGGGGCGAGCCGGCGCGCGTCGGAAACGGCCGCGGATACTTCTGGAAACCGACCATCTTCGACAACGTCACGAACAGCATGACGATCGCGCGCGAGGAGATCTTCGGACCCGTGCTCTCCGTGATCGCCTTCGATGATTTCGACCGGGCGCTCGAGGAGGCGAACGATTCCTTCTACGGCCTGAGCGCCGCCGTCTGGACGCGCGATATCAAGAAGGCGCACCACGCCGCCCGGCTGCTCCAAACGGGAACCGTGTGGATCAATACCTACAACCTCTACGACGCGGCCTCTCCGTACGGCGGCACCAAGGGATCCGGGTTCGGCCGCGAGTCCGGCATGCAGGGGCTCGACTTCTACACCCAGACCAAGAGCGTCTGGGTGGACCTGGGCTGA
- a CDS encoding DUF2079 domain-containing protein has protein sequence MHHTIMLSALRRGALVLALVCAAVLPLVALNVTHVGSFHLKRFREPTWALFGALALFALLRRDRAAFVQAWAARLRALLEHPRFFPWLSATMLALYVLAAWTQHLSFHTYSHDFSMIDEALVPHAHKPLLYSPVLGRSFLSEHFSPILALLVPVHAAVRSPYLLVVLQPVALWGSGVLLRSILARAGVAPATSNLACLVYFNHPVQIATLLYVFHMECLLPLFVFSMVLSYQRGAMGRYVVAAALALAVKEDAGLYVAGFGLFAAIAGKRRVVGISTAAAGLAWTAFALRVAMPAFGGEPGYSFLSRWNEWGHGWGPIAWGFATHPIQLTQRLLAWPYLKFFTSLLFAPFFTGAGWLLFLIPWVVPATSGSAQQAALGLYYGIPLLAFSAVAGAFGLASPAFRRLVAPRFAVGAACVAVVLNVAHLSYPEIPRERPRFLLELRMIPDTASVQAMACFYPVLGYDREKSLIRNGAELTSDYAVLRTDGTAWPLPPGEPQRIVDRALASERYVNRSSVKNFYILRRVKPAPPR, from the coding sequence TTGCATCATACCATCATGTTGAGCGCCCTCCGCCGGGGAGCCCTCGTGCTGGCTCTCGTCTGCGCGGCCGTTCTTCCCCTCGTGGCGCTCAACGTGACCCACGTCGGCTCGTTCCACCTCAAGCGCTTCCGGGAGCCGACATGGGCTCTCTTCGGTGCCCTCGCCCTGTTCGCGCTCCTTCGACGGGATCGCGCGGCGTTCGTCCAGGCGTGGGCCGCCCGGCTCCGGGCGCTCCTCGAGCACCCGCGCTTCTTTCCGTGGTTGTCGGCGACGATGCTCGCCCTCTACGTGCTCGCGGCATGGACCCAGCACCTGTCGTTCCATACCTATTCGCACGATTTCTCGATGATCGACGAAGCCCTCGTCCCGCACGCGCACAAGCCGCTCCTCTACTCGCCGGTCCTGGGGCGGAGCTTCCTGAGCGAGCATTTCTCTCCGATTCTGGCCTTGCTCGTTCCGGTCCACGCGGCGGTTCGATCCCCCTACCTCCTCGTCGTGCTCCAGCCGGTCGCGCTCTGGGGGAGCGGCGTCCTCCTGCGGTCGATTCTGGCCCGGGCGGGTGTCGCCCCGGCGACCTCGAACCTTGCGTGCCTCGTCTATTTCAACCACCCGGTCCAAATCGCAACGCTTCTGTACGTGTTCCACATGGAGTGCCTTCTGCCCCTCTTCGTGTTCTCGATGGTCCTGAGCTACCAGCGAGGGGCCATGGGGAGATATGTCGTCGCGGCGGCGCTAGCGCTCGCGGTCAAAGAGGATGCGGGGCTTTACGTCGCGGGCTTTGGGCTCTTTGCGGCGATCGCGGGCAAACGGCGGGTGGTGGGCATCTCGACGGCGGCGGCGGGGCTGGCGTGGACGGCCTTCGCGCTCCGGGTCGCGATGCCGGCGTTCGGGGGCGAGCCCGGGTACTCGTTTCTCTCGCGCTGGAACGAATGGGGCCACGGGTGGGGCCCCATCGCCTGGGGGTTCGCAACCCACCCGATTCAGCTCACGCAGAGGCTTCTGGCGTGGCCCTATCTTAAGTTTTTCACGAGCCTTCTCTTCGCTCCATTCTTCACCGGCGCCGGGTGGCTCCTTTTCCTGATCCCGTGGGTCGTACCGGCGACGAGCGGTTCCGCGCAGCAGGCGGCGCTCGGTCTCTACTACGGGATCCCGCTCCTCGCGTTCTCCGCCGTCGCTGGCGCGTTCGGACTGGCCTCGCCCGCCTTTCGCCGGCTCGTCGCCCCGCGCTTCGCGGTTGGGGCCGCATGCGTCGCCGTCGTGTTGAACGTCGCGCACCTGAGCTACCCCGAGATACCACGCGAGCGGCCGCGCTTCCTTCTTGAGCTCCGGATGATTCCAGATACGGCGTCGGTCCAGGCGATGGCCTGTTTTTACCCGGTTCTGGGATACGACCGCGAAAAGTCCCTGATTCGAAACGGCGCGGAGCTGACCTCCGACTATGCCGTCTTGCGCACCGACGGGACCGCGTGGCCGCTCCCGCCGGGGGAGCCGCAACGGATCGTCGACCGTGCGCTCGCCTCAGAACGCTACGTCAACCGGTCTTCGGTGAAAAACTTCTACATCCTCCGGCGCGTCAAACCGGCGCCGCCGCGGTGA
- a CDS encoding CoA transferase subunit A, translating to MDDLAPRRAAERPDALPHHRGREKLLPLGDAIERFVRPGASIVLGTCLEQMIPFAATHEIIRRKIGDLSLIGPVSDICFDQLIGAGLARRVVAAWVGNVMMGSAYCFRRAVEHGEPRPLEVVEFSNFTLALALHAAAIGAPFLPTRSALGTDLIARNPYLQPVASPLGGEPVLAVRPLVPDTAIVHVQRADAHGNGIMWGSLGITPDAVRAARAVILTAEEIVTPEQIRRDPNRVVIPGLTVSAVCEARWGAHPSPVQGYYRRDHEAYSEYHRATKSAEGYGRWRADWVEGVESLGGYLARLGNERVAALIPLDHHFPEPVDYGY from the coding sequence ATGGACGACCTGGCCCCGAGGCGTGCGGCCGAGCGGCCGGACGCGCTACCGCACCATCGCGGTCGGGAGAAGCTGCTGCCGCTCGGCGACGCGATCGAGCGCTTCGTCCGGCCCGGCGCCTCGATCGTGCTCGGCACGTGCCTCGAGCAAATGATTCCGTTCGCGGCCACCCACGAGATCATCCGCCGCAAGATCGGGGACCTTTCCCTGATCGGCCCCGTTTCGGACATCTGCTTCGACCAACTCATCGGCGCGGGGCTCGCGCGGCGCGTGGTGGCCGCCTGGGTGGGAAACGTGATGATGGGCTCGGCGTACTGCTTCCGGCGGGCGGTGGAACACGGCGAGCCGCGGCCGCTCGAAGTGGTCGAGTTCTCGAATTTCACCCTGGCGCTTGCCCTCCACGCGGCCGCGATCGGGGCGCCGTTCCTCCCGACGCGCTCGGCGCTGGGGACGGACCTGATCGCGCGGAATCCCTATCTCCAGCCGGTCGCGAGCCCGCTCGGAGGCGAGCCGGTCCTCGCCGTACGGCCGCTCGTTCCCGACACGGCAATCGTGCACGTGCAACGCGCGGATGCGCACGGAAACGGGATCATGTGGGGGAGCCTCGGGATCACGCCCGACGCGGTTCGGGCGGCCCGGGCGGTGATCCTGACCGCCGAGGAGATCGTTACGCCGGAGCAAATCCGGCGCGATCCGAATCGGGTGGTGATTCCGGGCCTCACGGTTTCCGCGGTATGCGAAGCGCGCTGGGGCGCGCACCCTTCTCCCGTGCAGGGCTATTACCGGCGGGATCACGAGGCCTATTCGGAGTACCACCGCGCGACCAAGAGTGCGGAGGGATACGGGCGCTGGCGGGCGGATTGGGTCGAAGGGGTGGAAAGCCTCGGCGGGTACCTGGCGCGTCTCGGAAACGAGCGCGTCGCGGCGCTCATTCCTCTCGACCACCACTTCCCGGAACCGGTGGATTATGGCTACTAA
- a CDS encoding enoyl-CoA hydratase/isomerase family protein has translation MTPETQTLPAAGTRVLYRVENGIAIFELNDPPANTYTYEMMRDLDDAILKARFDPGVHVILIRGAGDKFFCAGANIKMLQTADPTFKYFFCLHANETLNRLEQTPKLVIAAINGHCVGGGLEIAMAADIRIAKRNAGKIGLPEVTLGVLPGTGGTQRMGRLVGKSRAIELMATGSTFSFEDGERYGLVNHVYEAEDFDAKVMEYARQFVPPGKAARAVGRIKRSVQSGLEVAFSEALAIERELQQQLFTSEDAREGLNAYVEKRPPKFSGK, from the coding sequence GTGACACCCGAGACGCAGACTCTTCCGGCCGCGGGGACGCGGGTTCTCTACCGCGTCGAAAACGGCATCGCGATTTTCGAGCTGAACGACCCGCCCGCGAACACGTACACCTACGAGATGATGCGCGACCTGGACGACGCGATCTTGAAGGCGCGCTTCGATCCCGGCGTCCACGTGATCCTGATCCGCGGCGCGGGCGACAAGTTCTTCTGCGCGGGCGCGAACATCAAAATGCTTCAGACCGCGGATCCAACGTTCAAGTATTTCTTCTGCCTCCACGCCAACGAAACGCTGAACCGCCTCGAGCAAACGCCGAAGCTCGTCATCGCCGCCATCAACGGGCATTGCGTGGGGGGCGGTCTCGAGATCGCCATGGCGGCCGATATCCGAATCGCGAAGCGGAACGCCGGAAAGATCGGCCTTCCCGAGGTGACGCTGGGGGTGCTTCCCGGCACCGGCGGAACGCAGCGGATGGGGCGCCTGGTCGGCAAATCGCGGGCGATCGAGCTGATGGCGACCGGATCCACGTTCTCCTTCGAGGACGGGGAGCGCTACGGGCTCGTGAACCACGTGTACGAGGCGGAAGACTTCGATGCGAAGGTCATGGAATACGCGCGCCAGTTCGTCCCGCCCGGCAAAGCCGCGAGGGCCGTCGGCCGGATCAAGCGCTCCGTGCAGTCGGGGCTCGAGGTGGCGTTCAGCGAAGCGCTCGCGATCGAGCGCGAGCTTCAGCAGCAGCTCTTCACGAGCGAGGACGCGCGCGAGGGGCTGAACGCCTACGTGGAGAAGCGCCCGCCCAAGTTCAGCGGCAAGTAG
- the pabB gene encoding aminodeoxychorismate synthase component I has translation MATNAAERTGSQVHPVVRMLPRDLTPLQALTAVEREPYTVLFESLGTVDEGARWTILAFEPAWRLELRGGTLWKLAGGGAVAQPGRGMEALARMWPARSVHDGEAPSMSAGPGGANNLPFVSGLAGYLSYDLKDELERYPGKARRESSLPDLSLGFYDVAWAWDRGSGRGWVVSTGLSEPDPRSREACAEARLTRQWERIVGASSAAGGAAPPARAAQAPPVGAAVPVRVESNFTRDGYCRVVERALEHIAAGDVYQVNLAQRFQLTSAPDPALLFRSLREESPAPFSAFLTMPGAAIASSSPERFFRIEGNRIETWPIKGTRPRGSTPREDAALASALQASAKDRAENVMIVDLERNDLGRICEIGSVQVSSLCEVASYADVHHLVSRVEGTLREDAGPVDVIRAMFPGGSITGAPKIRAVEIIDILEPTRRGLYTGAIGYWDVGGACDFSIAIRTIVVEAGTASFHAGGGIVADSTPEGEYEETLVKARGMMRSLGVRWEA, from the coding sequence ATGGCTACTAACGCGGCCGAGCGGACCGGGTCTCAGGTCCACCCCGTCGTTCGCATGCTTCCCCGCGATCTGACGCCCCTTCAGGCGCTCACCGCGGTCGAGCGAGAGCCCTACACGGTGCTCTTCGAGTCGCTCGGAACGGTGGATGAGGGCGCGCGCTGGACGATCCTCGCGTTCGAGCCGGCCTGGCGCCTCGAGTTGCGCGGCGGCACGCTATGGAAGCTGGCCGGCGGCGGAGCGGTCGCTCAACCGGGGAGGGGGATGGAGGCGCTGGCTCGGATGTGGCCCGCGCGGTCCGTTCATGACGGCGAGGCCCCGTCGATGTCGGCGGGCCCGGGGGGCGCGAACAACCTGCCGTTCGTATCCGGTCTCGCCGGATATCTCTCCTATGATTTGAAAGACGAGCTCGAGCGGTATCCCGGTAAGGCGCGTCGCGAGTCCTCGCTTCCGGATCTTTCGCTCGGATTCTACGATGTCGCGTGGGCGTGGGACCGAGGCAGCGGGCGCGGCTGGGTCGTCTCCACCGGGCTCTCCGAGCCCGACCCGCGCTCGCGTGAAGCGTGCGCGGAGGCGCGGTTGACGCGTCAATGGGAGCGGATCGTCGGAGCATCTTCCGCGGCCGGCGGAGCCGCGCCCCCCGCCCGCGCGGCGCAGGCGCCGCCGGTCGGCGCCGCGGTCCCGGTCCGGGTGGAGTCCAACTTCACGCGAGACGGCTACTGCCGAGTCGTCGAGCGGGCGCTCGAGCATATCGCGGCGGGGGATGTCTACCAGGTAAACCTCGCGCAGCGCTTCCAGCTCACGTCGGCGCCGGACCCGGCCCTTCTCTTCCGCTCGCTGCGCGAGGAATCGCCCGCCCCATTCTCCGCGTTTCTCACGATGCCGGGCGCGGCGATCGCCTCTTCCTCTCCCGAACGGTTTTTCCGGATCGAGGGGAACCGGATCGAGACCTGGCCGATCAAGGGGACCCGGCCGCGCGGCTCGACGCCTCGTGAGGATGCCGCGCTTGCCTCGGCGCTCCAGGCAAGCGCCAAGGACCGCGCCGAAAATGTGATGATCGTGGATCTCGAGCGGAACGACCTGGGCAGGATCTGCGAAATCGGGAGCGTCCAGGTTTCCTCCCTCTGCGAGGTCGCGAGCTATGCCGACGTGCATCACCTGGTCTCGAGGGTGGAGGGCACGTTGCGCGAAGACGCGGGCCCGGTCGACGTGATCCGCGCCATGTTCCCGGGCGGGTCGATCACGGGCGCTCCCAAGATACGCGCGGTCGAAATCATCGACATCCTCGAGCCGACGCGGCGGGGGCTCTACACCGGCGCGATCGGCTATTGGGACGTAGGCGGCGCCTGCGACTTCAGTATCGCGATCCGGACGATCGTGGTCGAAGCGGGGACGGCGTCGTTTCACGCGGGGGGCGGCATCGTCGCCGACTCGACGCCGGAGGGGGAATACGAGGAAACGCTGGTCAAAGCGCGCGGGATGATGCGGTCGCTGGGGGTGCGCTGGGAGGCCTAG
- a CDS encoding MFS transporter, whose amino-acid sequence MLRWLDSVFPRRALFQRDRRLLHLFLGRVLASTGFAIVIPFLSLYLHGERHVPMSAVGAIFFFAALAGALGQVVGGELTDRLGRKVVIVGTQIVRAGAFVALGAAVLVHAPIIWFGLLTAVSALAGRAFEPPSGAMVADIAAGSARSEYYAILRIGGNLGWALGPAIGGFLAALSYPTLFMIAALVLLASGVFMAVKVEETSPHRLTHSLEAQEAATILPSSPGTAPLARFGLEQLGHALRDATFVRYCVVSLLLFTVMSQLISTLSVYSVQWAGISKVELGALYTLNGLMVVFLQFPIVRVLTPYRMTTALVAGSILYALGYAMMGLGRGLPLLSIAMFVVTTGEIVTTPASMNLVANFSTVSLRGRYMGVYGLFNSFGWSIGPLIGGVLLDLASGRSMLLWTPIGCLALVAAAGYWDLRRRIDRAMDLNYEYSAGETATA is encoded by the coding sequence ATGCTCCGATGGCTCGACAGCGTCTTTCCCCGCCGCGCCCTCTTCCAAAGGGACCGCCGTCTCCTGCACCTATTCCTCGGCCGCGTTCTTGCGTCGACCGGGTTCGCGATCGTCATCCCGTTCCTGAGCCTTTACCTGCACGGCGAGCGGCACGTCCCGATGAGCGCCGTCGGCGCGATCTTCTTTTTTGCGGCGCTCGCGGGCGCCCTGGGGCAGGTCGTCGGAGGGGAACTGACAGACAGGCTGGGGCGGAAGGTGGTGATCGTCGGAACCCAGATCGTCCGCGCCGGCGCCTTCGTCGCGCTCGGCGCCGCGGTGCTCGTGCACGCGCCGATCATCTGGTTCGGTCTGCTCACCGCGGTGAGCGCCCTGGCCGGCCGCGCCTTCGAGCCCCCTTCCGGCGCGATGGTCGCGGACATCGCGGCGGGAAGCGCGCGCAGCGAGTACTACGCGATTCTTCGCATCGGGGGAAACCTCGGCTGGGCGCTCGGCCCCGCGATCGGCGGCTTTCTCGCCGCGCTCTCCTACCCGACGCTCTTCATGATCGCTGCGTTGGTGCTCCTCGCGTCGGGGGTATTCATGGCGGTCAAAGTCGAGGAGACATCCCCGCACCGCCTCACGCACTCGCTCGAGGCGCAGGAGGCGGCGACCATCCTTCCCTCTTCGCCCGGAACGGCTCCGCTCGCCCGGTTCGGCCTCGAGCAGCTGGGACATGCGCTCCGGGACGCGACCTTCGTGCGGTACTGCGTCGTCTCGCTCCTCCTCTTCACCGTGATGTCCCAGCTCATCTCGACCCTGTCGGTCTATTCGGTGCAATGGGCGGGGATCTCGAAGGTGGAGCTGGGCGCTCTCTACACCTTGAACGGCCTCATGGTTGTGTTCTTGCAATTTCCGATCGTGCGCGTTCTCACCCCGTATCGGATGACCACCGCGCTCGTCGCCGGGAGTATTCTTTACGCGCTGGGCTACGCGATGATGGGGCTCGGCCGAGGGCTGCCTCTTCTGAGCATCGCCATGTTCGTCGTAACGACCGGTGAAATCGTCACGACCCCGGCTTCGATGAACCTGGTTGCCAATTTCTCGACCGTCTCCCTCCGAGGGCGGTACATGGGTGTGTACGGCTTGTTCAATTCCTTCGGGTGGTCGATCGGTCCCCTGATCGGCGGTGTTCTGCTCGACTTGGCTTCCGGACGATCGATGCTGCTCTGGACGCCGATCGGGTGCCTGGCTCTCGTCGCGGCGGCGGGGTATTGGGATTTGAGGCGGAGGATCGATCGCGCGATGGACTTGAATTACGAGTACTCGGCGGGAGAAACCGCCACGGCGTGA
- a CDS encoding enoyl-CoA hydratase has translation MCYGRSMAEREVVSYILEDRVGRVTLDRPPLHILDLATIREYSAALSRVERDRAVVCILGAGGDKAFSAGVDIADHTREKAPAMLEQFHGLIRKVRRLECVTIAAVRGMALGGGFELALACDMIVAEEGATFGVPEIWLGCFPPVAAAVLPRHIAPQKAYELVLSGEPITAAEATQMGLVNALAARGKLEETLDRFVARFTEKSGAALRVAKRALRVSEDAAFGAALEAIERLYLDELMRTHDAEEGIRAFLERRQPKWEDG, from the coding sequence GTGTGCTACGGTAGGAGCATGGCCGAGCGCGAAGTCGTCAGCTACATCTTGGAAGACCGTGTGGGCCGCGTCACGCTCGACCGCCCGCCGCTTCACATCCTGGATCTCGCAACGATCCGTGAATACTCGGCCGCTCTGAGCCGCGTCGAGCGCGACCGTGCCGTGGTGTGCATCCTCGGCGCCGGGGGGGACAAGGCCTTTTCCGCGGGGGTGGATATCGCGGACCATACGCGGGAGAAGGCCCCCGCGATGCTCGAGCAGTTCCATGGCCTGATCCGAAAAGTAAGGCGTCTCGAATGCGTCACGATCGCGGCCGTTCGAGGGATGGCATTGGGCGGCGGTTTCGAGCTGGCGCTCGCATGCGACATGATCGTCGCGGAAGAGGGAGCGACCTTCGGTGTCCCGGAGATCTGGCTCGGATGTTTTCCCCCGGTCGCGGCCGCGGTCCTCCCGAGGCACATCGCGCCTCAGAAGGCCTACGAGCTGGTCCTGAGCGGCGAGCCGATCACGGCGGCGGAGGCGACCCAGATGGGGCTCGTCAATGCGCTCGCGGCCCGCGGAAAGCTCGAGGAGACGCTCGATCGGTTCGTGGCGCGATTCACGGAGAAAAGCGGCGCCGCCCTGCGTGTTGCCAAGCGCGCCCTTCGGGTCTCGGAAGACGCCGCTTTCGGGGCGGCGCTCGAAGCGATCGAGCGGTTGTACCTGGACGAGCTCATGCGCACGCACGACGCGGAGGAGGGCATCCGGGCATTCCTGGAGCGACGCCAGCCGAAATGGGAAGACGGGTGA
- a CDS encoding OsmC family peroxiredoxin — MSATQTDRHRFLCRLVWAGAAQGPTTSYEGYSREYRIDIPGKPSLRGSAAAAFRGDATLHDPEDLLVAALSACHCLSYLALCARAGVHVVSYEDETEGTMDKVDGVVRFTEVTLHPKVTLAPGSDPEKARALHERAHAICFIANSVNFPVRNKPTITAAAPV, encoded by the coding sequence ATGAGCGCGACGCAGACGGACCGGCATCGATTCCTATGCCGCCTGGTGTGGGCCGGCGCCGCCCAGGGACCCACCACGAGCTACGAAGGCTATTCCCGTGAATATCGAATCGACATCCCAGGGAAGCCTTCGCTTCGCGGCTCGGCAGCCGCGGCCTTTCGCGGGGACGCGACGCTCCACGACCCAGAGGACCTCCTCGTGGCCGCCCTTTCGGCGTGCCATTGCCTGAGCTACCTGGCTCTCTGCGCTCGGGCGGGCGTCCACGTCGTCTCCTACGAGGACGAGACCGAGGGCACGATGGACAAGGTGGACGGCGTCGTGCGCTTCACCGAGGTGACGCTCCATCCGAAGGTGACGCTCGCGCCCGGGTCGGACCCCGAAAAGGCCCGTGCGCTCCACGAGCGGGCGCACGCGATCTGTTTCATCGCGAACTCGGTCAACTTTCCCGTTAGGAACAAGCCCACGATCACCGCGGCGGCGCCGGTTTGA
- a CDS encoding CoA-transferase — MRSLAPRERMVLRAAREIQEGETVFVGTRLPLLAYLVAKDTHAPHAVALYENGLIREEAARELLFTMGDPPNILNATSASTTLDVMGMMQAGRVDLGLLGGAEVDRFGNVNSTEVEDPSGHLTRLPGSGGAADIASLARRTVILIPHEKRRLVERVRFRTSPGYGDGPGFREGAGLPPGGPTAIVTTHAVFRFDRAIAEAYLYEIFPGVTVDHVLVDMSWSPRIAQPLGMTRPFSEGEIGSLRRIDPDGFWTGGRG, encoded by the coding sequence ATGCGTAGCCTTGCGCCGCGCGAGCGGATGGTCCTCCGTGCGGCGCGCGAGATCCAGGAGGGGGAGACCGTGTTCGTGGGAACGCGGCTCCCCCTTCTTGCGTACCTGGTCGCGAAAGACACCCACGCCCCCCATGCCGTCGCGCTCTATGAAAACGGCCTCATCCGGGAGGAAGCCGCCCGCGAGCTCCTGTTCACGATGGGCGATCCGCCGAACATCCTGAACGCGACTTCGGCCTCCACAACGCTCGACGTCATGGGCATGATGCAGGCGGGGCGCGTCGATCTGGGGCTGCTCGGCGGGGCGGAGGTGGATCGATTCGGCAACGTCAATTCAACGGAAGTCGAGGACCCATCAGGGCACTTGACTCGCCTCCCGGGGAGCGGCGGCGCCGCGGACATCGCCTCGCTCGCTCGCCGGACGGTGATTCTCATCCCGCACGAGAAACGCAGATTGGTGGAGCGGGTGCGTTTTCGCACCAGCCCCGGATATGGGGACGGACCGGGCTTCCGCGAGGGAGCCGGCCTGCCGCCCGGCGGTCCCACAGCGATCGTCACGACGCACGCGGTATTCCGCTTCGATCGCGCCATCGCCGAGGCGTACCTGTACGAGATCTTTCCGGGCGTCACGGTGGATCACGTCCTCGTGGACATGAGCTGGTCGCCGCGGATCGCTCAGCCGCTCGGCATGACGCGTCCATTCTCCGAGGGGGAAATCGGATCGCTCCGTCGAATCGACCCGGATGGCTTCTGGACCGGCGGGCGCGGTTGA